The following proteins come from a genomic window of Actinomarinicola tropica:
- a CDS encoding sensor domain-containing diguanylate cyclase: MERPPTPSVDDGRSIDATLRRTFLTMAVAVVLAASISCLVAAVNLLVFQARVDGTTAVIRSARQAHEAILDSETALRAYLATGDPSFLGPWSRAEATIDADLDDVAAHLGAIDAPASLLVGAIEHRVAYERWDESWADPARELFGADGALEGPELEARLADGRALFDRYRAAQATFLVEVQERRDGALAAQGMAIGVAGGVGVVVAAAMLVLARRQRRRLREAVQGPIEQLTSTMSKVAAGDPDARPLVSGPAEIREVARGLDTMIESLHVQRTALAEREAAMSVLARRLDQILRMSKEISGTGNPRYVAESATTAALALSDGDRARLWVMGGDGTTSLLHDTVLAHGEPVPVRILGAGEGLVGAATAEARIVHEELIGSHHVAWPLVVGARVVGALEVELVSPPDEPTVEALTTLAVHTAAALESARLYSENAELARVDPLTRLANRRSFAEDLEKEAERSARYDRPLSLVMIDLDHFKRLNDNYGHPFGDRVLQSVAQAVEATVRNVDTAYRLGGEELAVLARETDLAGAFHLAERLRAAIAEALSLDRGDPTTVTASFGVAELERDRPDTTHLVAAADAALYAAKRDGRNRVAAA, encoded by the coding sequence GTGGAGAGACCGCCCACCCCATCGGTCGACGACGGCCGCTCGATCGATGCCACGCTGCGACGGACGTTCCTCACCATGGCCGTCGCCGTGGTGCTGGCGGCGTCGATCTCGTGCCTGGTGGCCGCGGTCAACCTGCTCGTGTTCCAGGCGCGCGTCGACGGGACGACCGCCGTCATCCGGTCGGCCCGTCAGGCCCACGAGGCGATCCTCGACTCCGAGACCGCGCTGCGCGCCTACCTCGCCACCGGCGATCCGTCGTTCCTCGGGCCGTGGAGCCGGGCCGAGGCGACGATCGACGCCGACCTCGACGACGTCGCCGCTCACCTCGGCGCCATCGACGCACCGGCCTCGCTGCTCGTCGGCGCGATCGAGCACCGCGTGGCGTACGAGCGCTGGGACGAGTCGTGGGCCGACCCCGCGCGCGAGCTGTTCGGCGCCGACGGGGCCCTCGAGGGACCCGAGCTCGAGGCCCGGCTCGCAGACGGGCGCGCCCTCTTCGACCGCTACCGCGCCGCCCAGGCGACGTTCCTCGTCGAGGTGCAGGAGCGCCGCGACGGCGCGCTCGCCGCACAGGGGATGGCCATCGGCGTCGCTGGCGGCGTCGGCGTTGTGGTCGCCGCCGCGATGCTCGTGCTCGCCCGCCGGCAGCGGCGACGCCTGCGAGAGGCCGTCCAAGGCCCCATCGAGCAGCTGACCTCGACCATGTCGAAGGTGGCCGCCGGCGATCCGGACGCCCGACCGCTCGTGTCGGGACCCGCAGAGATCCGGGAGGTCGCTCGCGGGCTCGACACGATGATCGAGTCGCTCCACGTCCAGCGGACGGCCCTCGCCGAGCGGGAGGCCGCGATGTCCGTGCTCGCCCGGCGCCTCGACCAGATCCTCAGGATGTCGAAGGAGATCTCCGGGACCGGCAACCCCCGCTACGTGGCCGAGTCGGCGACGACGGCGGCGCTGGCGTTGAGCGACGGCGACCGGGCCCGGCTGTGGGTGATGGGCGGCGACGGGACCACGTCCCTGCTGCACGACACGGTGCTGGCGCACGGCGAACCCGTGCCCGTCCGCATCCTCGGTGCCGGGGAGGGCCTCGTCGGGGCGGCGACCGCCGAGGCCCGGATCGTCCACGAGGAGCTCATCGGGTCGCACCACGTGGCCTGGCCGCTCGTCGTCGGCGCCCGCGTCGTGGGCGCGCTGGAGGTGGAGCTCGTGAGCCCGCCGGACGAGCCGACCGTGGAGGCGCTCACGACCCTCGCCGTCCACACCGCGGCGGCGCTCGAGTCCGCCCGCCTCTACTCGGAGAACGCCGAGCTGGCCCGGGTCGACCCGCTCACGCGCCTCGCCAACCGGCGTTCGTTCGCCGAGGACCTCGAGAAGGAGGCCGAGCGCTCGGCGCGGTACGACCGGCCGCTGTCGCTCGTGATGATCGACCTCGACCACTTCAAGCGGTTGAACGACAACTACGGCCATCCCTTCGGGGACCGCGTGCTGCAGTCGGTCGCCCAGGCGGTCGAGGCGACGGTCCGCAACGTCGACACCGCGTACCGCCTCGGTGGCGAGGAGCTGGCGGTGCTGGCACGGGAGACCGATCTCGCCGGCGCGTTCCACCTCGCGGAGCGCCTGCGCGCCGCGATCGCCGAGGCGCTCTCGCTCGACCGGGGTGACCCGACGACGGTCACCGCGAGCTTCGGCGTGGCCGAGCTCGAACGCGATCGTCCGGACACCACGCACCTGGTGGCGGCTGCGGACGCGGCGCTCTACGCCGCCAAGCGCGACGGCAGGAACCGGGTGGCGGCGGCCTGA
- a CDS encoding carboxymuconolactone decarboxylase family protein, translated as MPRPSRPTTPRLAPVANPTAEQREVLASAGTRPDRDPLNIFATMVHNRRVANRAVLLGGAFLGKGTIPGREREIVILRVGHRASAVYEFGQHVVIGRREGLTDDEIADLARDELTRDWAAGDRALIAMADELCADDCVGDATWATLAERYTEEQLVELLMLAGYYRMISGFLNSAGVQLDDGVPGWPSEA; from the coding sequence GTGCCGCGCCCGTCCCGGCCGACGACCCCGCGCCTCGCCCCGGTCGCCAACCCGACCGCCGAGCAGCGCGAGGTGCTCGCCTCGGCCGGGACGCGACCGGACCGCGACCCGCTCAACATCTTCGCCACGATGGTCCACAACCGTCGCGTCGCCAACCGGGCGGTGCTGCTCGGCGGGGCGTTCCTCGGCAAGGGCACCATCCCGGGGCGGGAGCGGGAGATCGTCATCCTCCGCGTCGGCCACCGGGCCAGCGCGGTCTACGAGTTCGGCCAGCACGTCGTCATCGGGCGCCGTGAGGGCCTCACCGACGACGAGATCGCCGACCTCGCCCGCGACGAGCTCACCCGTGACTGGGCGGCCGGCGACCGCGCGCTCATCGCGATGGCCGACGAGCTGTGCGCCGACGACTGCGTCGGGGACGCCACCTGGGCGACCCTCGCCGAGCGGTACACCGAGGAGCAGCTCGTCGAGCTGCTGATGCTCGCCGGCTACTACCGGATGATCTCGGGCTTCTTGAACTCCGCCGGCGTGCAGCTCGACGACGGCGTCCCCGGCTGGCCCTCCGAGGCCTGA
- the mce gene encoding methylmalonyl-CoA epimerase, producing the protein MTDQLLTEIDHVAIAVKDLEAAIAYYEETFGATVDHREVVDSDGVEEALLKVAESYIQLLTPTRDDSPVAKYLEKKGEGLHHIGYRVSDCGAALQAVKDSGGRVIDEEPRPGSRGTTVAFVHPKAAFGTLIELVQE; encoded by the coding sequence ATGACCGACCAGCTGCTCACCGAGATCGACCACGTCGCCATCGCCGTCAAGGACCTCGAGGCGGCCATCGCCTACTACGAGGAGACCTTCGGCGCGACGGTCGACCACCGCGAGGTCGTCGACTCCGACGGCGTCGAGGAGGCGCTCCTCAAGGTCGCCGAGTCCTACATCCAGCTGCTCACCCCCACCCGTGACGACTCGCCGGTGGCCAAGTACCTGGAGAAGAAGGGCGAGGGCCTGCACCACATCGGCTACCGCGTGTCCGACTGCGGGGCTGCGCTCCAGGCGGTCAAGGACAGCGGCGGCCGGGTGATCGACGAGGAGCCCCGCCCCGGGTCACGGGGCACCACGGTGGCGTTCGTCCACCCGAAGGCGGCGTTCGGCACCCTCATCGAGCTGGTCCAGGAGTAG
- the ccrA gene encoding crotonyl-CoA carboxylase/reductase, whose amino-acid sequence MDQIRDAINGGASGEELAALPIPESYRAAHTLRSEQEMFADLPSHEKDPRQSIHVGDVPTPELAPDEVYVAIMASAINFNTVWTSIFEPVSTFGALDRLARQSEWARRHAQDFHAFGSDAAGVVIRVGSAVRAWKPGDRVVVHCNYVDDQDDTAHDDAMMAANQMIWGYETNFGGLADLAVVRANQLMPKPAHLSWEEAACNALTNSTTYRMLLSPNSYQMKQGEAVLIWGASGGLGGYAVQYCLNGGVTPVAVVSSPEKVDLMHQMGVEHVIDRKAAGYRFWNEDGTQQDPKEWRRLGGDIRDMIGRDVDVVFEHPGRQTFGASVYVVKRGGAVVTCAATSGYMLEFDNRHLWMRLKRIIGSHFANYHEAWQANQLICDGKIQPILSAVHTLENTGEAAYQMHHNLHEGKIGVLCLAEEEGQGVDDPEMREKVGEDKITLFRRAGG is encoded by the coding sequence ATGGACCAGATCCGCGATGCCATCAACGGGGGAGCATCGGGCGAGGAGCTCGCCGCCCTGCCGATCCCCGAGTCCTACCGCGCTGCGCACACCCTCCGCTCGGAGCAGGAGATGTTCGCGGACCTCCCGTCGCACGAGAAGGACCCGCGCCAGTCGATCCACGTCGGCGACGTGCCGACGCCCGAGCTGGCCCCCGACGAGGTCTACGTCGCGATCATGGCCAGCGCCATCAACTTCAACACGGTGTGGACCTCGATCTTCGAGCCGGTCTCCACCTTCGGCGCCCTCGACCGGCTGGCCCGCCAGAGCGAGTGGGCGCGGCGCCACGCGCAGGACTTCCACGCCTTCGGCTCCGACGCCGCCGGCGTCGTCATCCGGGTCGGGTCCGCGGTGCGGGCCTGGAAGCCCGGCGACCGCGTCGTCGTGCACTGCAACTACGTCGACGACCAGGACGACACCGCCCACGACGACGCGATGATGGCCGCGAACCAGATGATCTGGGGCTACGAGACGAACTTCGGCGGGCTCGCCGACCTCGCCGTGGTGCGCGCCAACCAGCTCATGCCGAAGCCGGCCCACCTGTCGTGGGAGGAGGCGGCGTGCAACGCGCTGACCAACTCGACCACGTACCGGATGCTGCTCTCGCCGAACTCGTACCAGATGAAGCAGGGCGAGGCCGTGCTCATCTGGGGCGCCTCCGGCGGTCTCGGCGGCTACGCCGTGCAGTACTGCCTCAACGGTGGCGTCACCCCCGTCGCGGTGGTGTCGTCGCCCGAGAAGGTCGACCTGATGCACCAGATGGGCGTCGAGCACGTCATCGACCGCAAGGCGGCTGGCTACCGGTTCTGGAACGAGGACGGCACCCAGCAGGACCCGAAGGAGTGGCGCCGCCTCGGCGGCGACATCCGCGACATGATCGGCCGTGACGTCGACGTCGTGTTCGAGCACCCCGGCCGCCAGACCTTCGGCGCCTCGGTCTACGTCGTGAAGCGCGGTGGTGCGGTCGTCACCTGCGCCGCCACCTCCGGCTACATGCTCGAGTTCGACAACCGCCACCTCTGGATGCGCCTGAAGCGCATCATCGGCTCCCACTTCGCCAACTATCACGAGGCATGGCAGGCGAACCAGCTGATCTGCGACGGCAAGATCCAGCCGATCCTCTCCGCGGTGCACACGCTCGAGAACACCGGCGAGGCCGCCTACCAGATGCACCACAACCTCCACGAGGGCAAGATCGGTGTGCTCTGCCTCGCCGAGGAGGAGGGCCAGGGTGTCGACGACCCGGAGATGCGCGAGAAGGTCGGCGAGGACAAGATCACGCTCTTCCGCCGCGCCGGCGGCTGA
- a CDS encoding DivIVA domain-containing protein yields MEIHPDEVAARRFSVALRGYDRDEVARYLQDVAGAMRSLRARLDDAEARAARHRAGEDIANERLAALERETARHAAHEAELSAELAAERRRELSIDLTDAGDLRRELHDARQEVDELRTRLAALDPRGVVATPLGPPPEIAAVLGGEHASGNGADRRPADPPPFSFESARTLEHGDG; encoded by the coding sequence GTGGAGATCCATCCCGACGAGGTCGCAGCACGGCGGTTCTCGGTCGCGCTGCGCGGCTACGACCGCGACGAGGTGGCCCGCTACCTCCAGGACGTGGCCGGCGCGATGCGCTCGCTGCGAGCCCGTCTCGACGACGCCGAGGCACGAGCCGCCCGCCACCGGGCCGGCGAGGACATCGCGAACGAACGGCTGGCGGCTCTGGAGCGGGAGACGGCGCGCCACGCCGCCCACGAGGCCGAGCTGTCCGCCGAGCTGGCCGCGGAACGACGCCGCGAGCTCTCGATCGACCTCACCGACGCCGGCGACCTGCGGCGCGAGCTGCACGACGCCCGCCAGGAGGTCGACGAGCTGCGCACCCGCCTGGCGGCGCTCGACCCGCGCGGCGTCGTCGCGACCCCGCTCGGACCGCCACCGGAGATCGCCGCCGTGCTGGGGGGCGAGCACGCGTCGGGGAACGGCGCCGACCGCCGACCCGCCGACCCGCCCCCGTTCTCGTTCGAGTCGGCCCGCACCCTCGAGCACGGGGACGGCTGA
- a CDS encoding acetyl-CoA C-acetyltransferase, with amino-acid sequence MPGSVILNGARTPIGKLSGALSSFSAMELGGFAIKAALERAGVAPEKVDYVLMGHVLQAGAGQITARQAAVNAGIPMTTPATTVNKVCLSGLNAIYLADQMVQSGEVDIVVAGGMESMTQAPYLLPGAREGYRIGDQSVVDSMMYDGLFCAFDQCAMGAGTEKYAASADLDRDVQDDLAAKSHARAAAAQKDGKFDNEIVSVEVPQRRGDPLVVSVDEGVRADTTTDSLGKLRPAFDKAGNITAGNASQISDGASAVIVTRKEIADQLGVTPLGELVSYGQVAGPDASLLTQPSRSIQQALERAGLSVGDIDLFELNEAFAAVGVASMRELGITDEITNVNGGAIAVGHPLGMSGNRVALTALLELQRRGGGTAAVALCGGGGQGDGAILRTIS; translated from the coding sequence ATGCCCGGTTCCGTCATCCTGAACGGCGCTCGTACGCCGATCGGCAAGCTCTCGGGTGCGCTCTCGTCGTTCTCCGCCATGGAGCTCGGCGGCTTCGCCATCAAGGCCGCGCTCGAGCGCGCCGGCGTCGCCCCGGAGAAGGTCGACTACGTCCTGATGGGCCACGTCCTGCAGGCCGGCGCCGGCCAGATCACCGCCCGCCAGGCCGCGGTCAACGCCGGCATCCCCATGACGACCCCGGCCACCACCGTCAACAAGGTGTGCCTGTCGGGCCTCAACGCCATCTACCTCGCCGACCAGATGGTGCAGTCCGGTGAGGTCGACATCGTCGTCGCCGGCGGCATGGAGTCGATGACCCAGGCCCCCTACCTCCTCCCGGGTGCTCGTGAGGGCTACCGCATCGGCGACCAGAGCGTCGTCGACTCGATGATGTACGACGGCCTCTTCTGCGCCTTCGACCAGTGCGCGATGGGCGCCGGCACCGAGAAGTACGCGGCATCCGCCGACCTCGACCGCGACGTGCAGGACGACCTGGCCGCCAAGTCCCACGCCCGGGCCGCCGCCGCCCAGAAGGACGGCAAGTTCGACAACGAGATCGTGTCCGTCGAGGTGCCGCAGCGCCGTGGCGACCCGCTCGTCGTGTCGGTCGACGAGGGCGTGCGCGCCGACACCACCACCGACTCGCTCGGCAAGCTGCGCCCGGCGTTCGACAAGGCCGGCAACATCACCGCCGGCAACGCCTCGCAGATCTCCGACGGTGCCTCGGCGGTGATCGTCACCCGCAAGGAGATCGCCGACCAGCTCGGGGTCACCCCGCTCGGTGAGCTCGTCTCCTACGGCCAGGTGGCCGGCCCGGACGCATCGCTCCTCACCCAGCCGTCCCGCTCGATCCAGCAGGCGCTCGAGCGTGCCGGCCTCTCGGTGGGCGACATCGACCTGTTCGAGCTGAACGAGGCCTTCGCCGCCGTCGGCGTGGCGTCGATGCGCGAGCTCGGCATCACCGACGAGATCACCAACGTCAACGGCGGCGCCATCGCCGTCGGCCACCCGCTCGGCATGTCGGGCAACCGCGTGGCCCTCACCGCCCTGCTCGAGCTGCAGCGCCGCGGCGGCGGCACCGCGGCCGTGGCCCTCTGCGGCGGCGGCGGCCAGGGCGACGGGGCCATCCTGCGCACCATCAGCTGA
- the recR gene encoding recombination mediator RecR, translating into MSVYAGAVQDLIDELGRLPGIGPKSAQRIAFHLLKVPREDALRLARAISEAKEKVSFCERCFNIAEGTLCGICTDERRDPHVVCVVEESRDIVAVERTREFRGRYHVLQGAISPIEGIGPDQLKVKELLARLEPEGITEVILCTNPNIEGEATAMYLGRLLQPLGISVTRIASGLPVGGDLEYADELTLGRALEGRRSFES; encoded by the coding sequence GTGTCGGTCTACGCCGGCGCCGTCCAGGACCTCATCGACGAGCTCGGCCGTCTGCCGGGCATCGGCCCGAAGTCGGCGCAGCGCATCGCCTTCCACCTCCTCAAGGTGCCCCGGGAGGACGCGCTGCGACTGGCCCGGGCCATCAGCGAGGCCAAGGAGAAGGTCTCGTTCTGCGAGCGGTGCTTCAACATCGCCGAGGGCACGCTGTGCGGCATCTGCACCGATGAGCGGCGTGATCCCCACGTCGTCTGCGTCGTCGAGGAGTCCCGCGACATCGTGGCCGTCGAGCGGACCCGCGAGTTCCGGGGCCGCTACCACGTCCTCCAGGGGGCGATCAGCCCGATCGAGGGGATCGGTCCGGACCAGCTGAAGGTCAAGGAGCTGCTCGCCCGACTCGAGCCGGAGGGGATCACCGAGGTCATCCTCTGCACCAACCCGAACATCGAGGGCGAGGCGACCGCGATGTACCTCGGCCGGCTCCTGCAGCCGCTGGGGATCTCGGTCACCCGCATCGCGAGCGGGCTCCCGGTTGGAGGCGACCTGGAGTACGCGGACGAGCTCACCCTCGGCCGCGCGCTCGAGGGCCGCCGCTCCTTCGAGAGCTGA
- a CDS encoding YbaB/EbfC family nucleoid-associated protein — translation MTDPNGPSGFDLGGLLEQAQQMQQQLMAAQAEAAATVVEGSAGGGAVKVEVTGGLDFRTVQIDPSVIDPEDPSLLEDLVLAALHDAMAQVNEMQQGAVGGLDLGALGGGLPGGGAQGELGGLFGEGD, via the coding sequence ATGACCGATCCCAACGGCCCGTCGGGGTTCGACCTCGGCGGTCTGCTCGAGCAGGCCCAGCAGATGCAGCAGCAGCTCATGGCGGCCCAGGCAGAGGCGGCGGCCACCGTCGTCGAGGGCAGCGCGGGCGGGGGCGCGGTCAAGGTCGAGGTGACCGGCGGCCTCGACTTCCGGACGGTGCAGATCGATCCGTCGGTGATCGACCCCGAGGACCCGAGCCTCCTCGAGGACCTCGTCCTCGCTGCGCTCCACGACGCCATGGCGCAGGTCAACGAGATGCAGCAGGGCGCGGTGGGTGGCCTGGACCTCGGCGCCCTCGGCGGGGGGCTGCCGGGCGGCGGTGCGCAGGGCGAGCTCGGCGGGTTGTTCGGCGAGGGCGACTGA
- the dnaX gene encoding DNA polymerase III subunit gamma/tau, translating into MAYQSLYRRYRSGRFDELRGQEHVVRALRNAVREDRVGHAYLFSGPRGTGKTSTARILAKALNCEDLTDGEPCGVCESCRSIEAGTSFDLHELDAASNNGVEAVRDLIGRAGIGSPGRTKVYILDEVHMLSAGASNALLKTLEEPPPHVVFVLATTDPHKVLPTIRSRTQHLEFGLLPADVLEEHVRWVVADAGLDVTEEGIAYALRQGGGSARDTLSALDQVVAAGGAPAGGDSVDALVESLCERDTAAAMVALAEALSVGREPRPIAEDLLARLRDIFLASVQGPLQHLTDADQARAAEQASRLGRATITRALELVGEAIADMRHVGDTRIPLEVALVRMTRPEVDTSMAALVERVARLERGFAEGGPAPSPPAVPTAAASTSDRPASTAPATAPPAPPAAPPAPAARRGRPGDAARAALAGSGARPPAAAPEDAAAPPTPEPRAEPEPTSAPPPEPETTAAPAEPEPAPAPSPGAPAASSGAPTLAELEAAWPAVLGRLSNRARARYNAGHFVAADGAAEFALPNAIHRDRCEELRPDVEAALAEQLGRPVAMRLVVGGEADPSQGPLRRSGGSAASAGEGRASGDEHHDEMAEIGDVSELDNADVASSSIDRITELFPGAEVVEE; encoded by the coding sequence ATGGCCTACCAGTCCCTCTACCGCCGCTACCGGTCCGGGCGCTTCGACGAGCTCCGCGGCCAGGAGCACGTGGTGCGGGCGCTGCGCAACGCGGTGCGCGAGGACCGGGTCGGTCACGCCTACCTCTTCTCGGGTCCGCGTGGCACCGGCAAGACGTCGACGGCGCGGATCCTCGCCAAGGCCCTGAACTGCGAGGACCTCACCGACGGCGAGCCCTGCGGCGTCTGCGAGTCGTGCCGGTCGATCGAGGCGGGGACGTCGTTCGACCTTCACGAGCTCGACGCGGCGTCGAACAACGGCGTCGAGGCGGTGCGCGACCTCATCGGCCGAGCGGGCATCGGCTCGCCGGGGCGGACGAAGGTGTACATCCTCGACGAGGTCCACATGCTCTCGGCGGGGGCGTCGAACGCCCTGCTGAAGACCTTGGAGGAGCCGCCGCCGCACGTCGTGTTCGTGCTGGCGACGACCGACCCGCACAAGGTCCTGCCGACGATCCGGAGCCGCACCCAGCACCTCGAGTTCGGGCTGCTGCCCGCGGACGTCCTCGAGGAGCACGTGCGGTGGGTCGTCGCCGACGCCGGGCTCGACGTCACCGAGGAGGGCATCGCCTACGCCCTCCGCCAGGGCGGTGGGTCGGCGCGCGACACGCTCTCGGCGCTCGACCAGGTCGTCGCGGCAGGCGGGGCGCCGGCGGGTGGCGACTCGGTCGACGCGCTCGTCGAGTCGCTCTGCGAGCGGGACACCGCCGCAGCGATGGTCGCCCTCGCCGAGGCCCTGTCGGTCGGCCGCGAGCCCCGCCCCATCGCCGAGGACCTCCTCGCCCGGTTGCGGGACATCTTCCTCGCGTCGGTGCAGGGGCCGCTCCAGCACCTCACCGACGCCGACCAGGCGCGCGCCGCCGAGCAGGCCTCCCGCCTCGGGCGGGCCACGATCACGCGTGCCCTCGAGCTGGTCGGCGAGGCCATCGCCGACATGCGCCACGTGGGCGACACGCGCATCCCCCTCGAGGTCGCCCTCGTGCGCATGACCCGCCCCGAGGTCGACACGTCGATGGCGGCGCTCGTCGAGCGCGTGGCCCGGCTGGAGCGCGGGTTCGCGGAGGGCGGCCCGGCCCCCTCCCCGCCGGCAGTCCCGACGGCGGCAGCTTCGACGTCGGACCGGCCGGCGTCCACGGCGCCGGCCACGGCCCCGCCCGCTCCTCCCGCAGCACCTCCGGCGCCGGCCGCCCGCCGCGGCCGTCCTGGCGACGCCGCCCGCGCCGCTCTTGCCGGATCGGGGGCCCGGCCGCCCGCCGCTGCTCCTGAGGATGCCGCCGCGCCGCCGACCCCCGAGCCGCGCGCGGAGCCCGAGCCCACGTCGGCGCCCCCACCCGAGCCGGAGACGACGGCGGCTCCCGCCGAGCCGGAGCCGGCGCCGGCCCCCTCGCCAGGGGCGCCGGCCGCGAGCAGTGGTGCGCCGACGCTCGCCGAGCTGGAGGCCGCGTGGCCGGCCGTGCTCGGTCGTCTGTCGAACCGGGCTCGCGCCCGCTACAACGCCGGGCACTTCGTCGCCGCCGACGGCGCGGCCGAGTTCGCCCTGCCCAACGCCATCCACCGCGACCGCTGCGAGGAGCTGCGGCCCGACGTCGAGGCCGCGCTGGCCGAGCAGCTCGGTCGCCCCGTCGCCATGCGCCTCGTGGTCGGCGGCGAGGCCGATCCGTCCCAGGGCCCACTCCGCCGCAGCGGTGGGTCGGCGGCCAGCGCCGGCGAGGGGCGCGCGAGCGGCGACGAGCACCACGACGAGATGGCCGAGATCGGCGACGTGTCGGAGCTCGACAACGCCGACGTCGCCTCGAGCTCGATCGACCGCATCACCGAGCTGTTCCCGGGCGCCGAGGTCGTCGAGGAGTGA
- the tadA gene encoding tRNA adenosine(34) deaminase TadA produces MTDQQSTDEDAMRLALEEARAAVAHDDVPIGAVVLVDGRVVARRHNERELQGDPTAHAEILALRDAAAAVGDGWRLADATLVVTLEPCPMCAGAALAARVARVVYGAVDPKAGACGSLYNLCSDPRLNHEPALTHGVLGEECGELLRAFFADRRT; encoded by the coding sequence GTGACCGACCAACAGAGCACCGACGAGGACGCCATGCGCCTCGCCCTCGAGGAGGCTCGCGCCGCCGTCGCCCACGACGACGTGCCCATCGGCGCCGTGGTGCTCGTCGACGGTCGTGTCGTCGCTCGCCGCCACAACGAGCGAGAGCTCCAGGGCGATCCGACGGCGCACGCCGAGATCCTCGCCCTGCGCGACGCGGCCGCTGCGGTCGGTGACGGCTGGCGCCTCGCCGACGCCACGCTCGTCGTCACCCTCGAGCCGTGCCCCATGTGCGCGGGTGCGGCGCTCGCCGCCCGCGTCGCTCGGGTCGTCTACGGCGCCGTCGACCCGAAGGCCGGCGCCTGCGGCTCGCTCTACAACCTCTGCAGCGACCCCCGCCTCAACCACGAACCCGCCCTCACCCACGGCGTGCTCGGCGAGGAGTGCGGTGAGCTGCTGCGCGCCTTCTTCGCCGACCGGCGCACCTGA
- a CDS encoding HNH endonuclease, with the protein MGPGVALSALARAVDLLGAVDLDALDARSEMALVRDVEVLRRRLDAVTDRMAGHLDESQAFAVDGLASAGVAVRHLGRLPHGEARARVQCARVLRDLPALAAAHAAGEVPTGHVRAVARVARNPRVVDLLPVVEDVIVEMARDHSHDGFCRWLREWERLVDVDGTEQDAETSHARRTGSVVENYDGGFTLTGGFGNLQGAAIAETFEWFARAELMADWAEARARLGDAATEADLARSAAQRGADALAAIFARAASTVGRAVPLVNIVVDLDTFENALTGGEPAEAPQVLVSTGPRVCRTLSGVPLAPSDVVAAALAGQVRRVIIDADSNVIDLGRRRRFFTGSAREAAELTNTLAHPDGLRCIWNGCHRQRGLQIDHTVDASRGGPTDQANAAVLCDTHNRLKNHGWHPNRAPDGTWTIHRPDGTPTTAPA; encoded by the coding sequence GTGGGTCCGGGTGTTGCGCTGTCGGCGTTGGCCCGGGCGGTGGACCTGCTCGGGGCGGTGGATCTGGATGCGTTGGATGCCCGGTCGGAGATGGCGCTGGTGCGCGACGTGGAGGTCCTGCGTCGCCGCCTGGACGCGGTGACCGACCGCATGGCCGGCCACCTGGACGAGTCGCAGGCGTTCGCGGTCGACGGGTTGGCGTCGGCGGGGGTGGCGGTGCGTCACCTGGGCCGGTTGCCACACGGCGAGGCGCGGGCGCGGGTGCAGTGCGCGCGGGTGTTGCGGGACCTGCCGGCCCTCGCTGCGGCGCACGCGGCGGGGGAGGTGCCGACCGGGCATGTGCGGGCGGTGGCACGGGTGGCCCGCAACCCGCGTGTCGTGGACCTGTTGCCGGTGGTGGAGGACGTGATCGTGGAGATGGCGCGGGACCACTCCCATGACGGGTTCTGTCGGTGGTTGCGGGAGTGGGAACGCCTGGTCGATGTCGACGGCACCGAACAGGACGCCGAGACGTCCCACGCACGACGGACCGGGTCGGTGGTGGAGAACTACGACGGCGGGTTCACCCTCACCGGTGGGTTCGGGAACCTCCAGGGCGCCGCCATCGCCGAGACCTTCGAGTGGTTCGCCCGCGCCGAGCTGATGGCTGACTGGGCCGAGGCCCGAGCCCGGCTCGGTGACGCCGCGACGGAGGCCGACCTGGCCCGCAGCGCCGCGCAGCGCGGCGCCGACGCCCTCGCCGCGATCTTCGCCCGGGCGGCCTCCACCGTCGGCCGGGCGGTGCCGCTGGTCAACATCGTCGTCGATCTGGACACCTTCGAGAACGCCCTCACCGGCGGCGAGCCGGCTGAAGCCCCGCAGGTGCTGGTGTCGACCGGCCCGCGTGTGTGCCGCACCCTGTCGGGGGTGCCCCTCGCACCCTCCGACGTGGTCGCCGCCGCCCTGGCCGGGCAGGTCCGCCGCGTGATCATCGACGCGGACTCCAACGTGATCGATCTCGGACGACGCCGGCGGTTCTTCACCGGCTCGGCCCGCGAGGCTGCCGAGCTCACCAACACCCTCGCCCACCCCGACGGACTGCGCTGCATCTGGAACGGCTGCCACCGACAACGCGGCCTGCAGATCGACCACACCGTCGACGCGAGCCGCGGCGGACCCACCGACCAAGCCAACGCCGCCGTGCTCTGCGACACCCACAACCGGCTCAAGAACCACGGCTGGCACCCCAACCGCGCACCCGACGGCACCTGGACCATCCACCGCCCCGACGGCACACCCACCACGGCGCCGGCCTGA